One Rhododendron vialii isolate Sample 1 chromosome 2a, ASM3025357v1 genomic region harbors:
- the LOC131317910 gene encoding nucleoside diphosphate kinase 3-like has protein sequence MSSQICRSASRVARSLLSASKQTSHQALSAVEGRAAAAAVAVLIRGKVPSLASYGRTASGNASGGWVSGALALPAAAYMLQEQEAHAAEMERTFIAIKPDRVQRGLISEIISRFERKGFKLVAIKIVVPSKDFAKKHYHDLKERPFFNGLCDFLSSGPVIAMVWEGEGVIKYGRKLIGATDPQKSEPGTIRGDLAVVVGRNIIHGSDGPETAQDEIGLWFKPEELVSYTSNAEKWVYGVN, from the exons ATGAGCTCCCAGATTTGCAGATCCGCTTCTCGAGTTGCCAGGTCTCTGCTTTCTGCTTCCAAGCAGACCTCTCATCAAGCTCTTTCAG CTGTTGAAGGTCGAGCTGCGGCTGCAGCTGTGGCAGTTTTAATCAGAGGAAAGGTGCCCTCTTTAGCTTCATACGGAAGGACAGCTTCCGGAAATGCTTCTGGAGGATGGGTTTCTGGTGCCCTTGCACTTCCTGCAGCAG CCTACATGCTTCAGGAGCAGGAGGCTCATGCTGCAGAG ATGGAGCGCACTTTCATTGCTATTAAGCCTGATCGAGTGCAACGAGGGCTG ATTTCAGAAATCATATCACGATTTGAGCGAAAAGGTTTTAAGCTTGTGGCGATCAAAATAGTGGTTCCTTCAAAGGACTTTGCCAAGAAGCATTATCATGATCTCAAGGAACGACCTTTCTTCAATGGGCTGTGCGACTTCCTTAGCTCTGGCCCTGTCATTGCAATG GTATGGGAAGGTGAAGGTGTGATAAAATATGGGAGGAAGCTCATTGGAGCCACGGACCCACAGAAATCAGAACCCGGAACCATCAGAGGTGACCTGGCTGTTGTTGTTggt cg AAATATCATCCATGGAAGCGATGGCCCTGAGACCGCCCAGGACGAAATCGGCTTGTGGTTCAAACCAGAAGAATTGGTTA
- the LOC131317908 gene encoding uncharacterized protein LOC131317908, translated as MGDDGSRGIKVISDHFEGSASIVDSPQARTPSTSHPRINNPSSSNSHSWARKKFRSAASMLNLFSLRELMWGSGTDGQEKVVLTSAEVQSLRSTVAYLEEREAHLKAQLENVDQILRSAQLSGYLFIRSRWATLPGEPPPLDDTEVDDWLPRFLVLHGSCIFFYLFSTDLSPQDSTLLSDITEVGPLPSFTREDGESRYCFHILTCHGLRYECSSASKVQVDLWLTTLQGDCKLGHERKAITDSRKT; from the exons ATGGGTGATGATGGTTCTCGAGGAATAAAAGTTATATCAGATCATTTTGAAGGCTCAGCATCCATTGTGGACTCTCCTCAAGCGAGGACTCCCTCTACTTCACATCCAAGGATAAATAACCCTTCAAG CTCCAATAGCCATTCGTGGGCTCGGAAAAAATTTAGAAGTGCTGCATCAATGCTAAACTTGTTCAGTCTACGGGAGCTAATGTGGGGGTCCGGCACCGATGGTCAAGAAAAG GTTGTGTTAACATCTGCCGAAGTACAATCCCTTCGATCAACGGTGGCTTATTTGGAGGAAAGAGAAGCTCATTTGAAAGCACA GTTGGAAAatgttgatcaaattttgagatCTGCTCAGCTTTCTGGCTATCTATTCATCCGCAGT AGATGGGCTACATTACCTGGAGAACCTCCTCCTCTTGATGACACGGAGGTTGATGACTGGCTTCCACGCTTTCTCGTCCTTCATGGATCGTGCATCTTCTTTTATTTGTTCTCCACAG aTTTGAGTCCTCAGGACTCCACCCTACTCTCAGATATAACTGAAGTAGGTCCTCTTCCATCCTTTACAAGAGAAGACGGAGAATCTCGATATTGCTTTCACATATTGACTTGTCATGGACTCAGATACGAGTGCTCAAGTGCTTCCAAAGTACAG GTGGACTTGTGGCTGACGACATTACAAGGTGACTGCAAGTTAGGGCATGAAAGAAAAGCTATCACGGATTCAAGAAAGACGTGA
- the LOC131317909 gene encoding NAD(P)H-quinone oxidoreductase subunit S, chloroplastic, with protein MAASFSPTTLQLNKSYFLGQTHFSKTPSSSPFPKTLKITAKFNLFEILGGRGLCNGEAGLDQELKKPITTQEQQPPPPQIPTKDPQKSASSAAEIIPEDGFEKELMGLTGGFPGGEKGLQKFIEKNPPPKKIQKPTTQELATIEFRQSLTRKPRAPELPLLMPGMIAIVKNENNPYYMYCGIVQRISDGKAGVLFEGGNWDRLITFRLDELERREKGPPMVNPRSVILEALMEEKDS; from the coding sequence ATGGCTGCTTCTTTCTCTCCCACAACCCTTCAACTCAACAAATCCTatttccttggccaaacccattTCTCCAAAACACCATCATCTTCCCCATTTCccaaaacccttaaaatcacagcCAAATTCAACCTATTTGAGATCCTAGGAGGCAGAGGTCTCTGCAATGGGGAAGCAGGCCTCGATCAAGAACTGAAAAAGCCCATAACCACCCAAGAAcagcaaccaccaccaccacaaatcCCCACCAAAGATCCACAAAAGTCAGCATCATCAGCGGCCGAGATCATCCCAGAAGATGGCTTCGAAAAGGAGCTCATGGGCTTGACTGGTGGCTTCCCAGGTGGTGAAAAGGGGCTGCAGAAATTCATTGAGAAAAATCCACCTCCcaaaaagattcaaaaacccACCACTCAAGAATTGGCCACGATTGAGTTCAGGCAGAGCTTGACCAGGAAGCCCAGAGCACCCGAGCTGCCATTGCTGATGCCTGGCATGATTGCCATAGTGAAGAATGAGAACAACCCTTATTACATGTACTGTGGGATTGTGCAGAGGATCAGTGATGGAAAAGCTGGGGTGCTCTTCGAAGGCGGGAATTGGGACCGGTTGATCACGTTCAGGCTCGACGAGCTTGAACGCCGCGAAAAGGGTCCTCCCATGGTTAACCCTAGGTCTGTTATACTTGAAgctttgatggaggagaaagaTTCTTGA